In one Magallana gigas chromosome 7, xbMagGiga1.1, whole genome shotgun sequence genomic region, the following are encoded:
- the LOC105323311 gene encoding polycystin-2-like protein 1 isoform X4, which yields MTSRDNRPTSAQSRTAWGTDMDSGYGRPDNQFEFGPRDDPDLPVAMENDIYMDRDKGKNEVAPTKPTENQGCFTKFRKGVRSLWATRQTEETKGNRELHVKTTLRELIIYLVFLIILCVVTFGMTSTTMYYYTKVMSDLFLDTTHESGGTFRTITNVDDFWKFARGPLIKGLHWETWYNNEPLPPSEQGYIYYENKLLGLPRLRQLRVSSNSCVVHENFKDVIRECYDSYSANLEDKTTTANADNYTAFAYKTEEELDGSSHEATIATYSGAGYVQNLGKTQNESLEVITYLFNKLWITRGTRVLFVDFTVYNANINLFCAIRLIVEFPATGGAIPSWDFRTVKLIRYVTIKDYFIMACELIFALFIAYYIVEEALEIKKHKLSYFKSLWNILDLTVIIIALLCIAFDIYRTVEVDNKLSELISHPDQYADFEFLSYWQTRFDNAIAIAVFFAWVKIFKYISFNKTMTQLSSTLGRCAKDLLGFAVMFFIIFLAFTQLGYLLFGTQVKDFSNFGNSFFTLFRIILGDFDFHQLEAANRYLGPIFFMLFVFFVFFVLINMFLAIINDTYSEVKGDMANQMNEFEMTDYFKRGYQKMVDKLNLKRDKIQDIHETLKHADINGDDKLDFDEWRQDLKTRGYADGEIEALFAKYDIDGDRVLDKDEQIRMQEDLNNQKAALNKEYDELEKTGNRPGTARRASSRISENDDSGDESSEMDENGSKSTRSGRGSNGVSYEEFTVLSRRVDRMEHSIGSIVSKIDAVLVKLEAMEKAKLKRRETMGKILDSITETDGSNSDEIKREQMEKLVREELERWDSETSFSPSGRGASPSSGSSARGVRARSRPGSGQHGSLE from the exons CTCTGTGGGCGACCAGGCAGACTGAGGAGACAAAGGGAAACAGAGAACTCCACGTGAAGACCACACTGAGAGAACTCATCATCTACCTGGTGTTCCTCATCATCCTTTGTGTTG TGACCTTTGGAATGACCTCCACTACCATGTACTACTACACCAAGGTCATGAGTGACCTGTTTTTGGACACCACCCATGAATCTGGCGGTACTTTCAGGACAATCACCAACGTTGATGATTTCTGGAAA TTTGCCCGAGGCCCTCTGATCAAAGGTCTGCACTGGGAGACCTGGTACAACAATGAACCCCTACCTCCCTCTGAACAAGGCTACATTTACTACGAGAACAAACTGCTGGGACTCCCCCGTCTCCGTCAACTCAGAGTCAGTTCCAACTCTTGTGTGGTCCATGAAAACTTCAAAGATGTCATCCGTGAATGCTACGACTCTTACTCTGCCAATCTTGAGGACAAGACTACTACGGCCAATGCTGATAACTACACAGC ATTCGCCTACAAGACTGAAGAGGAACTGGATGGAAGCAGCCATGAGGCAACCATTGCGACATACAGTGGAGCTGGATATGTTCAGAATCTTGGCAAAACACAAAATGAATCCCTGGAAGTCAtaacatatttgtttaataaactGTGGATAACGCGAGGGACTAGAGTATTGTTTGTTGATTTCACTGTGTACAATGCCAACATCAACTTGTTCTGTGCCATCCGGCTGATTGTGGAGTTCCCAGCCACTGGTGGAGCCATTCCATCTTGGGATTTCCGTACCGTCAAGCTGATCAGATACGTTACCATCAAGGACTATTTCATCATGGCCTGTGAACTTATCTTTGCCCTCTTCATCGCATATTACATTGTTGAGGAAGCCCTTGAG aTCAAGAAACACAAGCTGTCATACTTCAAGAGTCTGTGGAACATTCTGGATCTGACTGTGATCATCATTGCCCTGCTGTGTATCGCGTTTGACATATATCGGACGGTGGAAGTAGACAACAAACTCAGCGAGCTCATCAGTCACCCAGACCAGTATGCTGACTTTGAGTTCCTCAGTTACTGGCAAACAAGATTCGACAACGCCATTGCTATTGCTGTGTTCTTTGCATGGGTGAAG ATTTTCAAATACATCAGTTTTAATAAGACCATGACCCAGCTCTCCTCCACCCTTGGTCGTTGTGCCAAAGATCTGCTCGGATTTGCAGTCATGTTTTTCATCATCTTCTTGGCTTTCACCCAGCTTGGATATCTGTTGTTCGGAACCCAAGTCAAGGATTTCAGCAATTTCGGCAACTCTTT CTTCACACTGTTCCGTATCATCCTGGGAGACTTTGACTTCCATCAGCTGGAGGCTGCCAACAGGTACCTGGGACCTATCTTCTTCATGCTGTTTGTCTTCTTCGTATTCTTTGTCCTGATCAACATGTTCTTGGCCATCATCAACGACACCTACTCTGAAGTGAAGGGAGACATGGCTAACCAGATGAATGAGTTTGAGATGACTGACTACTTCAAGAGA GGATACCAGAAGATGGTAGACAAACTGAACCTGAAACGTGACAAGATCCAGGATATCCACGAAACCCTGAAACACGCCGACATCAACGGTGATGACAAACTCGACTTCGACGAGTGGAGACAGGACCTCAAAAC CCGTGGTTATGCTGACGGTGAAATTGAGGCTCTATTTGCCAAGTATGACATTGATGGGGATCGTGTTTTGGACAAAGATGAACAAATCAGAATGCAAGAGGATCTCAATAACCAAAAG GCTGCTCTCAATAAAGAATATGATGAACTGGAGAAGACTGGAAACAGACCTGGAACAGCACGCAGGGCCAGCAGCAGGATCAGCGAGAACGACGACAGCGGAGATGAAAGCTCGGAAATGGATGAAAATGGATCCAAATCTACCAGATCAGGCAGAGGATCAAATGGTGTATCATACGAAGAATTCACAGTTTTATCCCGAAGGGTGGATAGAATGGAACATTCAATTGGCAGTATTGTCTCTAAAATTGATGCTGTTCTAGTTAAATTAGAGGCAATGGAAAAAGCAAAACTCAAACGCAGAGAAACAATGGGCAAAATATTAGACAGCATCACAGAG ACCGATGGCAGCAATAGTGATGAAATAAAAAGAGAACAAATGGAAAAATTAGTCAGAGAAGAATTAGAGCGATGGGATTCAGAGACATCATTTTCACCCAGTGGGCGCGGTGCCTCTCCCAGTAGTGGGAGCAGTGCCCGGGGGGTCAGAGCTAGATCCCGACCAGGCTCCGGACAGCATGGG AGTTTGGAATA G
- the LOC105323311 gene encoding polycystin-2-like protein 1 isoform X2: MTSRDNRPTSAQSRTAWGTDMDSGYGRPDNQFEFGPRDDPDLPVAMENDIYMDRDKGKNEVAPTKPTENQGCFTKFRKGVRSLWATRQTEETKGNRELHVKTTLRELIIYLVFLIILCVVTFGMTSTTMYYYTKVMSDLFLDTTHESGGTFRTITNVDDFWKFARGPLIKGLHWETWYNNEPLPPSEQGYIYYENKLLGLPRLRQLRVSSNSCVVHENFKDVIRECYDSYSANLEDKTTTANADNYTAFAYKTEEELDGSSHEATIATYSGAGYVQNLGKTQNESLEVITYLFNKLWITRGTRVLFVDFTVYNANINLFCAIRLIVEFPATGGAIPSWDFRTVKLIRYVTIKDYFIMACELIFALFIAYYIVEEALEIKKHKLSYFKSLWNILDLTVIIIALLCIAFDIYRTVEVDNKLSELISHPDQYADFEFLSYWQTRFDNAIAIAVFFAWVKIFKYISFNKTMTQLSSTLGRCAKDLLGFAVMFFIIFLAFTQLGYLLFGTQVKDFSNFGNSFFTLFRIILGDFDFHQLEAANRYLGPIFFMLFVFFVFFVLINMFLAIINDTYSEVKGDMANQMNEFEMTDYFKRGYQKMVDKLNLKRDKIQDIHETLKHADINGDDKLDFDEWRQDLKTRGYADGEIEALFAKYDIDGDRVLDKDEQIRMQEDLNNQKAALNKEYDELEKTGNRPGTARRASSRISENDDSGDESSEMDENGSKSTRSGRGSNGVSYEEFTVLSRRVDRMEHSIGSIVSKIDAVLVKLEAMEKAKLKRRETMGKILDSITETDGSNSDEIKREQMEKLVREELERWDSETSFSPSGRGASPSSGSSARGVRARSRPGSGQHGTSEV; the protein is encoded by the exons CTCTGTGGGCGACCAGGCAGACTGAGGAGACAAAGGGAAACAGAGAACTCCACGTGAAGACCACACTGAGAGAACTCATCATCTACCTGGTGTTCCTCATCATCCTTTGTGTTG TGACCTTTGGAATGACCTCCACTACCATGTACTACTACACCAAGGTCATGAGTGACCTGTTTTTGGACACCACCCATGAATCTGGCGGTACTTTCAGGACAATCACCAACGTTGATGATTTCTGGAAA TTTGCCCGAGGCCCTCTGATCAAAGGTCTGCACTGGGAGACCTGGTACAACAATGAACCCCTACCTCCCTCTGAACAAGGCTACATTTACTACGAGAACAAACTGCTGGGACTCCCCCGTCTCCGTCAACTCAGAGTCAGTTCCAACTCTTGTGTGGTCCATGAAAACTTCAAAGATGTCATCCGTGAATGCTACGACTCTTACTCTGCCAATCTTGAGGACAAGACTACTACGGCCAATGCTGATAACTACACAGC ATTCGCCTACAAGACTGAAGAGGAACTGGATGGAAGCAGCCATGAGGCAACCATTGCGACATACAGTGGAGCTGGATATGTTCAGAATCTTGGCAAAACACAAAATGAATCCCTGGAAGTCAtaacatatttgtttaataaactGTGGATAACGCGAGGGACTAGAGTATTGTTTGTTGATTTCACTGTGTACAATGCCAACATCAACTTGTTCTGTGCCATCCGGCTGATTGTGGAGTTCCCAGCCACTGGTGGAGCCATTCCATCTTGGGATTTCCGTACCGTCAAGCTGATCAGATACGTTACCATCAAGGACTATTTCATCATGGCCTGTGAACTTATCTTTGCCCTCTTCATCGCATATTACATTGTTGAGGAAGCCCTTGAG aTCAAGAAACACAAGCTGTCATACTTCAAGAGTCTGTGGAACATTCTGGATCTGACTGTGATCATCATTGCCCTGCTGTGTATCGCGTTTGACATATATCGGACGGTGGAAGTAGACAACAAACTCAGCGAGCTCATCAGTCACCCAGACCAGTATGCTGACTTTGAGTTCCTCAGTTACTGGCAAACAAGATTCGACAACGCCATTGCTATTGCTGTGTTCTTTGCATGGGTGAAG ATTTTCAAATACATCAGTTTTAATAAGACCATGACCCAGCTCTCCTCCACCCTTGGTCGTTGTGCCAAAGATCTGCTCGGATTTGCAGTCATGTTTTTCATCATCTTCTTGGCTTTCACCCAGCTTGGATATCTGTTGTTCGGAACCCAAGTCAAGGATTTCAGCAATTTCGGCAACTCTTT CTTCACACTGTTCCGTATCATCCTGGGAGACTTTGACTTCCATCAGCTGGAGGCTGCCAACAGGTACCTGGGACCTATCTTCTTCATGCTGTTTGTCTTCTTCGTATTCTTTGTCCTGATCAACATGTTCTTGGCCATCATCAACGACACCTACTCTGAAGTGAAGGGAGACATGGCTAACCAGATGAATGAGTTTGAGATGACTGACTACTTCAAGAGA GGATACCAGAAGATGGTAGACAAACTGAACCTGAAACGTGACAAGATCCAGGATATCCACGAAACCCTGAAACACGCCGACATCAACGGTGATGACAAACTCGACTTCGACGAGTGGAGACAGGACCTCAAAAC CCGTGGTTATGCTGACGGTGAAATTGAGGCTCTATTTGCCAAGTATGACATTGATGGGGATCGTGTTTTGGACAAAGATGAACAAATCAGAATGCAAGAGGATCTCAATAACCAAAAG GCTGCTCTCAATAAAGAATATGATGAACTGGAGAAGACTGGAAACAGACCTGGAACAGCACGCAGGGCCAGCAGCAGGATCAGCGAGAACGACGACAGCGGAGATGAAAGCTCGGAAATGGATGAAAATGGATCCAAATCTACCAGATCAGGCAGAGGATCAAATGGTGTATCATACGAAGAATTCACAGTTTTATCCCGAAGGGTGGATAGAATGGAACATTCAATTGGCAGTATTGTCTCTAAAATTGATGCTGTTCTAGTTAAATTAGAGGCAATGGAAAAAGCAAAACTCAAACGCAGAGAAACAATGGGCAAAATATTAGACAGCATCACAGAG ACCGATGGCAGCAATAGTGATGAAATAAAAAGAGAACAAATGGAAAAATTAGTCAGAGAAGAATTAGAGCGATGGGATTCAGAGACATCATTTTCACCCAGTGGGCGCGGTGCCTCTCCCAGTAGTGGGAGCAGTGCCCGGGGGGTCAGAGCTAGATCCCGACCAGGCTCCGGACAGCATGGG ACCTCAGAAGTGTAA
- the LOC105323311 gene encoding polycystin-2-like protein 1 isoform X3: MTSRDNRPTSAQSRTAWGTDMDSGYGRPDNQFEFGPRDDPDLPVAMENDIYMDRDKGKNEVAPTKPTENQGCFTKFRKGVRSLWATRQTEETKGNRELHVKTTLRELIIYLVFLIILCVVTFGMTSTTMYYYTKVMSDLFLDTTHESGGTFRTITNVDDFWKFARGPLIKGLHWETWYNNEPLPPSEQGYIYYENKLLGLPRLRQLRVSSNSCVVHENFKDVIRECYDSYSANLEDKTTTANADNYTAFAYKTEEELDGSSHEATIATYSGAGYVQNLGKTQNESLEVITYLFNKLWITRGTRVLFVDFTVYNANINLFCAIRLIVEFPATGGAIPSWDFRTVKLIRYVTIKDYFIMACELIFALFIAYYIVEEALEIKKHKLSYFKSLWNILDLTVIIIALLCIAFDIYRTVEVDNKLSELISHPDQYADFEFLSYWQTRFDNAIAIAVFFAWVKIFKYISFNKTMTQLSSTLGRCAKDLLGFAVMFFIIFLAFTQLGYLLFGTQVKDFSNFGNSFFTLFRIILGDFDFHQLEAANRYLGPIFFMLFVFFVFFVLINMFLAIINDTYSEVKGDMANQMNEFEMTDYFKRGYQKMVDKLNLKRDKIQDIHETLKHADINGDDKLDFDEWRQDLKTRGYADGEIEALFAKYDIDGDRVLDKDEQIRMQEDLNNQKAALNKEYDELEKTGNRPGTARRASSRISENDDSGDESSEMDENGSKSTRSGRGSNGVSYEEFTVLSRRVDRMEHSIGSIVSKIDAVLVKLEAMEKAKLKRRETMGKILDSITETDGSNSDEIKREQMEKLVREELERWDSETSFSPSGRGASPSSGSSARGVRARSRPGSGQHGAKK; the protein is encoded by the exons CTCTGTGGGCGACCAGGCAGACTGAGGAGACAAAGGGAAACAGAGAACTCCACGTGAAGACCACACTGAGAGAACTCATCATCTACCTGGTGTTCCTCATCATCCTTTGTGTTG TGACCTTTGGAATGACCTCCACTACCATGTACTACTACACCAAGGTCATGAGTGACCTGTTTTTGGACACCACCCATGAATCTGGCGGTACTTTCAGGACAATCACCAACGTTGATGATTTCTGGAAA TTTGCCCGAGGCCCTCTGATCAAAGGTCTGCACTGGGAGACCTGGTACAACAATGAACCCCTACCTCCCTCTGAACAAGGCTACATTTACTACGAGAACAAACTGCTGGGACTCCCCCGTCTCCGTCAACTCAGAGTCAGTTCCAACTCTTGTGTGGTCCATGAAAACTTCAAAGATGTCATCCGTGAATGCTACGACTCTTACTCTGCCAATCTTGAGGACAAGACTACTACGGCCAATGCTGATAACTACACAGC ATTCGCCTACAAGACTGAAGAGGAACTGGATGGAAGCAGCCATGAGGCAACCATTGCGACATACAGTGGAGCTGGATATGTTCAGAATCTTGGCAAAACACAAAATGAATCCCTGGAAGTCAtaacatatttgtttaataaactGTGGATAACGCGAGGGACTAGAGTATTGTTTGTTGATTTCACTGTGTACAATGCCAACATCAACTTGTTCTGTGCCATCCGGCTGATTGTGGAGTTCCCAGCCACTGGTGGAGCCATTCCATCTTGGGATTTCCGTACCGTCAAGCTGATCAGATACGTTACCATCAAGGACTATTTCATCATGGCCTGTGAACTTATCTTTGCCCTCTTCATCGCATATTACATTGTTGAGGAAGCCCTTGAG aTCAAGAAACACAAGCTGTCATACTTCAAGAGTCTGTGGAACATTCTGGATCTGACTGTGATCATCATTGCCCTGCTGTGTATCGCGTTTGACATATATCGGACGGTGGAAGTAGACAACAAACTCAGCGAGCTCATCAGTCACCCAGACCAGTATGCTGACTTTGAGTTCCTCAGTTACTGGCAAACAAGATTCGACAACGCCATTGCTATTGCTGTGTTCTTTGCATGGGTGAAG ATTTTCAAATACATCAGTTTTAATAAGACCATGACCCAGCTCTCCTCCACCCTTGGTCGTTGTGCCAAAGATCTGCTCGGATTTGCAGTCATGTTTTTCATCATCTTCTTGGCTTTCACCCAGCTTGGATATCTGTTGTTCGGAACCCAAGTCAAGGATTTCAGCAATTTCGGCAACTCTTT CTTCACACTGTTCCGTATCATCCTGGGAGACTTTGACTTCCATCAGCTGGAGGCTGCCAACAGGTACCTGGGACCTATCTTCTTCATGCTGTTTGTCTTCTTCGTATTCTTTGTCCTGATCAACATGTTCTTGGCCATCATCAACGACACCTACTCTGAAGTGAAGGGAGACATGGCTAACCAGATGAATGAGTTTGAGATGACTGACTACTTCAAGAGA GGATACCAGAAGATGGTAGACAAACTGAACCTGAAACGTGACAAGATCCAGGATATCCACGAAACCCTGAAACACGCCGACATCAACGGTGATGACAAACTCGACTTCGACGAGTGGAGACAGGACCTCAAAAC CCGTGGTTATGCTGACGGTGAAATTGAGGCTCTATTTGCCAAGTATGACATTGATGGGGATCGTGTTTTGGACAAAGATGAACAAATCAGAATGCAAGAGGATCTCAATAACCAAAAG GCTGCTCTCAATAAAGAATATGATGAACTGGAGAAGACTGGAAACAGACCTGGAACAGCACGCAGGGCCAGCAGCAGGATCAGCGAGAACGACGACAGCGGAGATGAAAGCTCGGAAATGGATGAAAATGGATCCAAATCTACCAGATCAGGCAGAGGATCAAATGGTGTATCATACGAAGAATTCACAGTTTTATCCCGAAGGGTGGATAGAATGGAACATTCAATTGGCAGTATTGTCTCTAAAATTGATGCTGTTCTAGTTAAATTAGAGGCAATGGAAAAAGCAAAACTCAAACGCAGAGAAACAATGGGCAAAATATTAGACAGCATCACAGAG ACCGATGGCAGCAATAGTGATGAAATAAAAAGAGAACAAATGGAAAAATTAGTCAGAGAAGAATTAGAGCGATGGGATTCAGAGACATCATTTTCACCCAGTGGGCGCGGTGCCTCTCCCAGTAGTGGGAGCAGTGCCCGGGGGGTCAGAGCTAGATCCCGACCAGGCTCCGGACAGCATGGG GCCAAGAAATAG
- the LOC105323311 gene encoding polycystin-2-like protein 1 isoform X1 has translation MTSRDNRPTSAQSRTAWGTDMDSGYGRPDNQFEFGPRDDPDLPVAMENDIYMDRDKGKNEVAPTKPTENQGCFTKFRKGVRSLWATRQTEETKGNRELHVKTTLRELIIYLVFLIILCVVTFGMTSTTMYYYTKVMSDLFLDTTHESGGTFRTITNVDDFWKFARGPLIKGLHWETWYNNEPLPPSEQGYIYYENKLLGLPRLRQLRVSSNSCVVHENFKDVIRECYDSYSANLEDKTTTANADNYTAFAYKTEEELDGSSHEATIATYSGAGYVQNLGKTQNESLEVITYLFNKLWITRGTRVLFVDFTVYNANINLFCAIRLIVEFPATGGAIPSWDFRTVKLIRYVTIKDYFIMACELIFALFIAYYIVEEALEIKKHKLSYFKSLWNILDLTVIIIALLCIAFDIYRTVEVDNKLSELISHPDQYADFEFLSYWQTRFDNAIAIAVFFAWVKIFKYISFNKTMTQLSSTLGRCAKDLLGFAVMFFIIFLAFTQLGYLLFGTQVKDFSNFGNSFFTLFRIILGDFDFHQLEAANRYLGPIFFMLFVFFVFFVLINMFLAIINDTYSEVKGDMANQMNEFEMTDYFKRGYQKMVDKLNLKRDKIQDIHETLKHADINGDDKLDFDEWRQDLKTRGYADGEIEALFAKYDIDGDRVLDKDEQIRMQEDLNNQKAALNKEYDELEKTGNRPGTARRASSRISENDDSGDESSEMDENGSKSTRSGRGSNGVSYEEFTVLSRRVDRMEHSIGSIVSKIDAVLVKLEAMEKAKLKRRETMGKILDSITETDGSNSDEIKREQMEKLVREELERWDSETSFSPSGRGASPSSGSSARGVRARSRPGSGQHGDYYDSRGYHV, from the exons CTCTGTGGGCGACCAGGCAGACTGAGGAGACAAAGGGAAACAGAGAACTCCACGTGAAGACCACACTGAGAGAACTCATCATCTACCTGGTGTTCCTCATCATCCTTTGTGTTG TGACCTTTGGAATGACCTCCACTACCATGTACTACTACACCAAGGTCATGAGTGACCTGTTTTTGGACACCACCCATGAATCTGGCGGTACTTTCAGGACAATCACCAACGTTGATGATTTCTGGAAA TTTGCCCGAGGCCCTCTGATCAAAGGTCTGCACTGGGAGACCTGGTACAACAATGAACCCCTACCTCCCTCTGAACAAGGCTACATTTACTACGAGAACAAACTGCTGGGACTCCCCCGTCTCCGTCAACTCAGAGTCAGTTCCAACTCTTGTGTGGTCCATGAAAACTTCAAAGATGTCATCCGTGAATGCTACGACTCTTACTCTGCCAATCTTGAGGACAAGACTACTACGGCCAATGCTGATAACTACACAGC ATTCGCCTACAAGACTGAAGAGGAACTGGATGGAAGCAGCCATGAGGCAACCATTGCGACATACAGTGGAGCTGGATATGTTCAGAATCTTGGCAAAACACAAAATGAATCCCTGGAAGTCAtaacatatttgtttaataaactGTGGATAACGCGAGGGACTAGAGTATTGTTTGTTGATTTCACTGTGTACAATGCCAACATCAACTTGTTCTGTGCCATCCGGCTGATTGTGGAGTTCCCAGCCACTGGTGGAGCCATTCCATCTTGGGATTTCCGTACCGTCAAGCTGATCAGATACGTTACCATCAAGGACTATTTCATCATGGCCTGTGAACTTATCTTTGCCCTCTTCATCGCATATTACATTGTTGAGGAAGCCCTTGAG aTCAAGAAACACAAGCTGTCATACTTCAAGAGTCTGTGGAACATTCTGGATCTGACTGTGATCATCATTGCCCTGCTGTGTATCGCGTTTGACATATATCGGACGGTGGAAGTAGACAACAAACTCAGCGAGCTCATCAGTCACCCAGACCAGTATGCTGACTTTGAGTTCCTCAGTTACTGGCAAACAAGATTCGACAACGCCATTGCTATTGCTGTGTTCTTTGCATGGGTGAAG ATTTTCAAATACATCAGTTTTAATAAGACCATGACCCAGCTCTCCTCCACCCTTGGTCGTTGTGCCAAAGATCTGCTCGGATTTGCAGTCATGTTTTTCATCATCTTCTTGGCTTTCACCCAGCTTGGATATCTGTTGTTCGGAACCCAAGTCAAGGATTTCAGCAATTTCGGCAACTCTTT CTTCACACTGTTCCGTATCATCCTGGGAGACTTTGACTTCCATCAGCTGGAGGCTGCCAACAGGTACCTGGGACCTATCTTCTTCATGCTGTTTGTCTTCTTCGTATTCTTTGTCCTGATCAACATGTTCTTGGCCATCATCAACGACACCTACTCTGAAGTGAAGGGAGACATGGCTAACCAGATGAATGAGTTTGAGATGACTGACTACTTCAAGAGA GGATACCAGAAGATGGTAGACAAACTGAACCTGAAACGTGACAAGATCCAGGATATCCACGAAACCCTGAAACACGCCGACATCAACGGTGATGACAAACTCGACTTCGACGAGTGGAGACAGGACCTCAAAAC CCGTGGTTATGCTGACGGTGAAATTGAGGCTCTATTTGCCAAGTATGACATTGATGGGGATCGTGTTTTGGACAAAGATGAACAAATCAGAATGCAAGAGGATCTCAATAACCAAAAG GCTGCTCTCAATAAAGAATATGATGAACTGGAGAAGACTGGAAACAGACCTGGAACAGCACGCAGGGCCAGCAGCAGGATCAGCGAGAACGACGACAGCGGAGATGAAAGCTCGGAAATGGATGAAAATGGATCCAAATCTACCAGATCAGGCAGAGGATCAAATGGTGTATCATACGAAGAATTCACAGTTTTATCCCGAAGGGTGGATAGAATGGAACATTCAATTGGCAGTATTGTCTCTAAAATTGATGCTGTTCTAGTTAAATTAGAGGCAATGGAAAAAGCAAAACTCAAACGCAGAGAAACAATGGGCAAAATATTAGACAGCATCACAGAG ACCGATGGCAGCAATAGTGATGAAATAAAAAGAGAACAAATGGAAAAATTAGTCAGAGAAGAATTAGAGCGATGGGATTCAGAGACATCATTTTCACCCAGTGGGCGCGGTGCCTCTCCCAGTAGTGGGAGCAGTGCCCGGGGGGTCAGAGCTAGATCCCGACCAGGCTCCGGACAGCATGGG GATTACTATGACTCCCGAGGGTACCATGTATGA